One Fusobacterium sp. DD2 DNA window includes the following coding sequences:
- the gatA gene encoding Asp-tRNA(Asn)/Glu-tRNA(Gln) amidotransferase subunit GatA, which produces MENLYKLTASEIKNKISKGEVKVEDVVRKTFERIEKIDGKVGSFVHLRKEKALEEAKKLDERIAKGEKVGALAGVPIAIKDNMVSDGDKITACSKILGNYTAIYDATAVKKLKEADAIIIGITNMDEFAMGSTTKTSAHHLTKNPWDSERVPGGSSGGAAASIASQEVYISLGSDTGGSIRQPASFCGVVGLKPTYGRVSRFGLIAFASSLDQIGPLAKSVEDIALCLNVISGSDEYDATVSSLEVPDYTQYLNQDIKGMKIGVPKEYFIDGINPGVKKVVEESLEKFKELGAEIVEVSLPHTKYAVPTYYVIAPAEASSNLARFDGVRYGYRSEDVKNVDDLYINSRSEGFGDEVKRRIMIGTYVLSAGFYDAYFKKAQKVRAMIKEDFDKVFEDVDIILTPVCPNIAFTLNDKKTPIELYLEDIFTISANLAGIPGLSIPAGKSQGMPVGIQLLGRAFGEGDLLKAGSAFEKIRGEWKLPELD; this is translated from the coding sequence ATGGAAAACTTATATAAATTAACTGCCTCTGAAATTAAGAATAAAATTTCAAAGGGAGAAGTAAAAGTTGAAGATGTAGTAAGAAAAACTTTTGAAAGAATAGAAAAAATTGATGGTAAAGTTGGAAGTTTCGTACATCTTAGAAAAGAAAAAGCATTAGAAGAAGCAAAAAAATTAGATGAGAGAATTGCAAAGGGTGAAAAAGTTGGAGCTCTTGCAGGTGTACCTATTGCTATAAAAGATAATATGGTATCTGACGGAGATAAAATAACAGCTTGCTCTAAAATATTAGGAAATTATACAGCTATCTATGATGCAACAGCAGTAAAAAAATTAAAAGAAGCTGATGCAATAATTATAGGAATCACAAATATGGATGAATTTGCCATGGGAAGTACAACTAAAACATCTGCACATCATCTTACAAAGAACCCTTGGGATAGTGAAAGAGTACCAGGTGGAAGTAGTGGAGGAGCAGCAGCTTCAATAGCTTCTCAGGAAGTATATATCTCTTTAGGTTCTGATACTGGCGGAAGTATAAGACAACCAGCATCATTTTGTGGTGTAGTAGGATTAAAACCAACTTACGGTAGAGTATCAAGATTTGGACTTATAGCTTTTGCATCATCTCTTGACCAAATTGGACCACTTGCAAAATCTGTTGAAGATATTGCTTTATGTTTAAATGTAATTTCAGGTAGTGATGAGTATGATGCTACTGTTTCATCACTTGAAGTACCAGATTATACTCAATATTTAAATCAGGATATAAAAGGAATGAAAATTGGAGTTCCTAAAGAGTATTTTATAGATGGAATTAATCCTGGTGTAAAAAAAGTTGTAGAAGAATCACTTGAAAAATTTAAAGAGTTAGGTGCAGAGATTGTAGAAGTATCACTTCCACATACTAAATATGCAGTACCTACTTACTATGTTATAGCTCCTGCAGAGGCAAGTTCTAACCTTGCAAGATTTGATGGAGTAAGATATGGTTACAGAAGTGAAGATGTAAAAAATGTAGATGATCTATACATTAACTCTAGAAGCGAAGGTTTCGGAGATGAAGTAAAAAGAAGAATAATGATAGGAACTTATGTATTAAGTGCAGGTTTCTATGACGCATACTTTAAAAAAGCTCAAAAAGTTAGAGCTATGATAAAAGAGGATTTTGATAAGGTCTTTGAAGATGTTGATATTATATTAACACCAGTATGTCCAAATATTGCATTTACATTAAATGATAAGAAAACTCCAATAGAGTTATACTTAGAAGATATATTCACTATTTCAGCAAACCTTGCAGGAATACCTGGATTATCAATTCCAGCAGGAAAAAGTCAAGGAATGCCAGTTGGAATTCAACTATTAGGAAGAGCTTTTGGAGAGGGAGATCTTTTAAAAGCTGGAAGTGCATTTGAAAAAATAAGAGGGGAATGGAAACTTCCTGAATTAGACTAA
- the gatC gene encoding Asp-tRNA(Asn)/Glu-tRNA(Gln) amidotransferase subunit GatC, which produces MALTKEEVLNVAKLARLKFKPEEIEKFQLELNDILGYIDMLNEVDTEEKAALVQVNGGTNNLREDTVRESLSVEKALSNAPESGDGAFIVPKVVGE; this is translated from the coding sequence ATGGCTTTAACAAAAGAAGAGGTTTTAAATGTAGCAAAACTTGCTAGACTAAAATTTAAACCAGAAGAAATTGAAAAGTTCCAATTGGAGTTGAATGATATTCTTGGATATATTGATATGCTAAATGAAGTTGATACAGAAGAAAAAGCTGCATTGGTTCAAGTAAATGGAGGAACAAATAACCTTAGAGAAGATACAGTAAGAGAATCTTTAAGTGTTGAAAAAGCATTGTCAAATGCACCTGAATCTGGAGACGGAGCATTTATTGTACCAAAGGTTGTAGGAGAATAG